TAGAAGGAACTACTTCCGAGGTTCGGGCTGCCCTTTACAACGTGCAATCCACCAATGCGGTGTCGCAATCGGCCGGAAACAAACGGGTTTTCCCGGGTCATCCATACCGCAGCAAAATGTTTTTACTTATTAACAACGGTTTGGCATTGAATGAAACGCTGTTGCCCGATGAAGATCCGGGAAATGTTCATGCCAACCTCAATATCAGCAATTTAGACAAAGAATTGATTCGACAATGGATATTTTTTGATTCCCCTACCTCCGGTCAGGTGGTTTCTCATACCATGCTCGAAGATTTTTATGGAGGTAATGGAATATGGGCAACCGATCCTGCAAATCCTCCTGCAAAACCCGACCCCTCCGAAGGTTTTCAAATTCACTTAGGCCCCTTGTTTTTACCTCCCTGGGACGGTGCTATTCAACCGGACGAAGAATATCACTACAAATATGCCACCCTTCTGCCAAACAATATTGAAATTAACCGTTTAGACGGAAATATTGGCAGTTCCCACCACATGATTTTGTTCCGCTACAACAATACTTCTTCTGCCAACAGTATGCCCTACGGACTTCAGCAAAACAATATGGGTGGCGGTCGCTCTATGGTGGCTGCTTTTGGACAGTCGAGCAGCATTGAACTCCCGCAGGGCACTGCCTTCAAATGGTACACCGACAGCTTTTTAGATATCAACACGCATGTTGTCAATTACTCTCCCGTTGCTGTGATGGCAACCGATGTTTATATCAATGTCTATACTCAACCATTTGGAACTGCGGCTCAGGAAATGAAAACTACCCTGCTTATCAACCCTGCCTTGTTTATTCCATATAACAGCGGCGTTGAAACCTTTACCGCCGACATTACCAACGTCAACGGACTGCCCTCTACCTATTATATCTGGAAAATGAGTTCGCATACCCACCGTCACGGGTTGAGTTTCAACGTCTGGCACCGAAATTCCAACGGCACAAAAGGAGAACATATTTACGATGCCAACAAATACAACGGTGTGCCGGAATGTGAGGAGATAGGTTATGATTATCAGCATCCGCCCACCCGCGTTTTTGGCAATTACCTACCCATTGTAAACTCAGTGGGGCTGATTCAGGAAGCTACCTATTCCAACAACGATGTAACTCCTTTTATTACCTGGGGAAATACGGTGAATGATGAAATGATGATCACCGGTATTTTTTACCTCGACAATATTACGGGCATTGAAATGCCTGAACCCTCGGTTTGTTTTGCGGATGAAATCAATGTCGGAATTGACAGCCCCTCCCAAAACGGAACTGTGGAACATCTTAAACTGACGGCCTATCCCAACCCCACAGACGGCGATATGCAACTGACGATTATTTCACCCCAAAGTACGGTTGCTACTTTGTCAGTACTTAATTTGCTGGGCAAAGAAGTATGGCGTACAGCCCCGATTGACCTTGTGGCCAACTCCCCCCAAACCCACCGGCTCGACCTGAGCAATTTGGCCAAAGGTTTGTATCTTTACCAACTGACCGATGATTTGGGCAACAGGCTAACAGGCAGGTTAGCAGTCCGATAGGCTTGGTTTCGATGCATTTCTAAAATCCCTACCTTTGTTCCTGACTCAGGTAGGGGTTTTTGTTTTCCCCTTTTTTATTCAACTTCTTTCAATCAAATTGCGATGAAACCTTTTGCACTTTTCCTCCTTGCTGCCATTTTTGCCTTCTCGTTTTTTAGCCATTGCACCCCAACTCCCGACACTGCAAGTTCTGAACAGGCCTCTGTTG
This is a stretch of genomic DNA from Sphingobacteriales bacterium. It encodes these proteins:
- a CDS encoding T9SS type A sorting domain-containing protein; amino-acid sequence: MQKNIATIILTFAITMACFAQQATFDRIRTSVFQTQCNNSGCHTSASAAGGLSLEGTTSEVRAALYNVQSTNAVSQSAGNKRVFPGHPYRSKMFLLINNGLALNETLLPDEDPGNVHANLNISNLDKELIRQWIFFDSPTSGQVVSHTMLEDFYGGNGIWATDPANPPAKPDPSEGFQIHLGPLFLPPWDGAIQPDEEYHYKYATLLPNNIEINRLDGNIGSSHHMILFRYNNTSSANSMPYGLQQNNMGGGRSMVAAFGQSSSIELPQGTAFKWYTDSFLDINTHVVNYSPVAVMATDVYINVYTQPFGTAAQEMKTTLLINPALFIPYNSGVETFTADITNVNGLPSTYYIWKMSSHTHRHGLSFNVWHRNSNGTKGEHIYDANKYNGVPECEEIGYDYQHPPTRVFGNYLPIVNSVGLIQEATYSNNDVTPFITWGNTVNDEMMITGIFYLDNITGIEMPEPSVCFADEINVGIDSPSQNGTVEHLKLTAYPNPTDGDMQLTIISPQSTVATLSVLNLLGKEVWRTAPIDLVANSPQTHRLDLSNLAKGLYLYQLTDDLGNRLTGRLAVR